In Deinococcus aerius, the following are encoded in one genomic region:
- the rpsL gene encoding 30S ribosomal protein S12 encodes MPTTQQLLRKGRATLQKKSKVPALKGSPFRRGVCTVVKTTTPKKPNSALRKIARVRLSSGFEVTAYIPGEGHNLQEHSVVLIRGGRVKDLPGVRYHIVRGSLDTQGVKDRNKSRSKYGTKKPKAGAAAAGAKKK; translated from the coding sequence CTGCCTACCACCCAGCAACTGCTCCGCAAGGGGCGCGCCACCCTTCAGAAGAAGAGCAAGGTCCCCGCGCTCAAGGGGAGCCCCTTCCGCCGCGGCGTCTGCACGGTCGTCAAGACCACGACGCCCAAGAAGCCCAACTCGGCGCTGCGCAAGATCGCCCGCGTGCGCCTGTCCAGCGGCTTCGAAGTGACCGCGTACATCCCCGGCGAGGGCCACAACCTCCAGGAACACTCCGTCGTGCTGATCCGCGGCGGCCGTGTGAAGGACCTTCCCGGCGTGCGCTACCACATCGTGCGCGGCAGCCTCGACACCCAGGGCGTCAAGGACCGCAACAAGAGCCGTTCCAAGTACGGCACCAAGAAGCCCAAGGCCGGCGCGGCCGCCGCGGGCGCCAAGAAGAAGTAA